A window from Azoarcus sp. DD4 encodes these proteins:
- a CDS encoding methane monooxygenase, with product MSSTAFVRGMVDPQRQTEIQALIPAEPLEKKRDHIPFAKRGWRRLTEYEAVMLHAQNSLDAVPGSQEVGETVQKWPGGRPNYGIESTAVLASNWFYFRDPAKRWFMPYVKQKTEEGQTAERVMKSWAENGDCEMMDTAWRSEILARQYGAFIYNEYGLFSAHSTIVYSALSDLLKTWIAEAGFDKNDAGQMIQMERVLLGKIFADFDPSLVDAKQAWTQDALWKPAREFVEHIWAGTYDWVEQLWAIHGIYDHIFGQFVRREFFQRVAGIHGDTLTPVIQSQAMVYHGQAADGLQALCLKMLIDEEPVYAGHNRRYLRAWTARYLPQTVRALKGFLGIYKQVPVKLDGVTCRVGVQASVERVIDGWARRFAEPIGFKFDRAAVVGEIMSGYSEGK from the coding sequence ATGTCATCGACAGCATTCGTGCGCGGCATGGTCGACCCGCAGCGGCAGACCGAAATCCAGGCGCTCATTCCCGCAGAGCCGCTGGAGAAGAAAAGGGATCACATACCGTTCGCCAAGCGCGGCTGGCGCCGCCTCACCGAGTACGAAGCGGTGATGCTTCATGCGCAAAACTCGCTCGACGCCGTGCCCGGCAGCCAAGAGGTCGGTGAGACGGTGCAGAAATGGCCGGGCGGACGACCCAATTACGGCATCGAATCGACCGCAGTGCTGGCCAGCAACTGGTTCTATTTCCGCGATCCGGCCAAGCGCTGGTTCATGCCCTACGTCAAGCAGAAGACCGAGGAAGGCCAGACCGCCGAGCGCGTCATGAAGAGTTGGGCGGAGAACGGTGACTGCGAGATGATGGACACGGCCTGGCGCAGCGAGATCCTCGCCCGCCAGTATGGAGCCTTCATTTACAACGAGTATGGTCTGTTCAGCGCTCACTCCACTATCGTGTACAGCGCCCTGTCCGACCTGCTCAAGACTTGGATCGCCGAGGCGGGCTTCGACAAGAACGATGCGGGCCAGATGATCCAGATGGAGCGCGTGCTGCTGGGGAAGATCTTTGCCGATTTCGACCCCAGCCTCGTCGACGCCAAGCAGGCGTGGACTCAGGACGCCCTGTGGAAGCCCGCGCGTGAGTTCGTCGAGCACATCTGGGCCGGCACCTATGACTGGGTCGAGCAGCTGTGGGCCATCCACGGTATCTACGACCATATCTTCGGGCAGTTCGTGCGCCGGGAGTTCTTCCAGCGCGTGGCCGGAATCCACGGCGACACCCTGACTCCGGTCATCCAGTCCCAGGCCATGGTTTATCACGGACAGGCCGCGGACGGACTGCAGGCGCTTTGTTTGAAGATGCTGATTGACGAGGAGCCGGTGTACGCCGGCCACAACCGCCGCTACCTCCGGGCTTGGACCGCGCGCTACCTGCCGCAGACGGTGCGCGCGCTCAAGGGCTTCCTCGGCATCTACAAGCAGGTGCCGGTGAAACTGGACGGCGTCACCTGCCGAGTGGGCGTCCAGGCGTCCGTCGAGCGCGTGATCGACGGCTGGGCGCGACGCTTCGCCGAGCCGATCGGCTTCAAGTTCGATCGCGCGGCCGTCGTCGGCGAGATCATGAGCGGCTATTCAGAGGGGAAGTAA